A region of Sugiyamaella lignohabitans strain CBS 10342 chromosome A, complete sequence DNA encodes the following proteins:
- the LCB1 gene encoding serine C-palmitoyltransferase LCB1 (Component of serine palmitoyltransferase; responsible along with Lcb2p for the first committed step in sphingolipid synthesis, which is the condensation of serine with palmitoyl-CoA to form 3-ketosphinganine; GO_component: GO:0035339 - SPOTS complex [Evidence IDA] [PMID 20182505]; GO_component: GO:0005737 - cytoplasm [Evidence IEA,IEA]; GO_component: GO:0005783 - endoplasmic reticulum [Evidence IEA]; GO_component: GO:0005789 - endoplasmic reticulum membrane [Evidence IEA]; GO_component: GO:0016021 - integral component of membrane [Evidence IEA]; GO_component: GO:0016020 - membrane [Evidence IEA]; GO_component: GO:0017059 - serine C-palmitoyltransferase complex [Evidence IMP] [PMID 1556076]; GO_function: GO:0003824 - catalytic activity [Evidence IEA]; GO_function: GO:0030170 - pyridoxal phosphate binding [Evidence IEA]; GO_function: GO:0004758 - serine C-palmitoyltransferase activity [Evidence IEA]; GO_function: GO:0004758 - serine C-palmitoyltransferase activity [Evidence IMP] [PMID 1556076]; GO_function: GO:0004758 - serine C-palmitoyltransferase activity [Evidence IGI] [PMID 8058731]; GO_function: GO:0016740 - transferase activity [Evidence IEA]; GO_function: GO:0016746 - transferase activity, transferring acyl groups [Evidence IEA]; GO_process: GO:0009058 - biosynthetic process [Evidence IEA]; GO_process: GO:0006629 - lipid metabolic process [Evidence IEA]; GO_process: GO:0030148 - sphingolipid biosynthetic process [Evidence IMP] [PMID 1556076]; GO_process: GO:0006665 - sphingolipid metabolic process [Evidence IEA,IEA]) — translation MSAADRLVQDLNILIESTVSNITTTISKVPGSAIVIRYVQSSYQNDPARSVLELLLLLFAVRYFLASKYSYNKKNYVRLTEDEVEELIEDWTPEPLIKPITELDQKNIDDIPIIETHNGPIVKLQGHNGREFLNLTSTDVYNFNNNDRIKQEAIRSVRKHGVGSCGPAGFYGHQDAHWDCERALSDFLGTERSILYSQGFATSSSVIPCFLKRGDVIIADDKINLGIQKGMQLSRASVFWYEHNNMEELEKVMILANKKKQRGPIPRRFLITEGIYETEGDSPDLATMIKLKHKYKYRLLIDESWSFGILGDHGKGLPEQLGIDRKEIDITLGVLASAFGSAGGFCTGETAMVEHQRITSLAYTFSATMPAYLANSTTAVINWFFKDDEWRAKNFTSIRHKSRLFRDIIAESKFIDMNNVDNSPMFILRIAEPILDRKLKSISDKAQEALEIEALLQLIVDECLSEGVLISRQKVLPEFETFPVDRAIKVTISNDLTDDQVQRAARTIVNSFRVKLQ, via the coding sequence ATGTCAGCAGCGGATAGACTTGTCCAGGATCTCAACATCTTGATAGAATCAACAGTGTCTAATATCACAACCACTATATCCAAAGTTCCGGGATCAGCGATAGTGATAAGATACGTGCAATCCTCGTACCAAAATGATCCAGCGCGGTCAGTTCTCGAgttgctattgctgctatttGCTGTGAGGTACTTCTTGGCATCGAAATATTCTTATAACAAAAAGAATTATGTTCGACTAACAGAGGATGAAGTAGAAGAATTGATTGAAGATTGGACACCCGAACCGTTGATTAAGCCAATTACTGAACTggatcaaaaaaatatcgatGATATTCCTATAATTGAAACACATAATGGGCCCATTGTCAAACTTCAAGGACACAACGGACGCGAGTTTCTCAACCTCACCTCGACTGATGTATACAATTTCAACAATAACGACCGCATCAAACAAGAGGCCATTCGTTCGGTTCGTAAACATGGAGTTGGTTCATGTGGTCCTGCAGGGTTTTATGGACACCAAGATGCACACTGGGACTGTGAGCGTGCTCTCTCAGATTTTCTTGGAACTGAACGTAGTATTCTTTATTCTCAGGGATTTGCTACTTCGTCAAGTGTAATTCCATGTTTTCTTAAGCGTGGCGATGTTATTATCGCTGATGATAAGATTAATCTCGGTATCCAAAAGGGTATGCAGTTATCTCGTGCTAGTGTTTTTTGGTACGAGCATAATAATATGGAAGAATTGGAGAAGGTCATGATCCTTGCTaataagaagaagcagcgtGGTCCCATCCCTCGCAGATTCCTCATTACAGAAGGTATTTACGAGACTGAGGGAGACTCTCCTGACCTCGCTACCATGATCAAGCTTAAGCACAAATATAAGTACCGTCTCCTTATTGACGAATCTTGGTCGTTTGGTATTCTTGGAGACCATGGCAAGGGTCTTCCTGAGCAACTGGGGATCGATCGTAAAGAGATTGACATCACTCTTGGTGTTCTTGCATCTGCATTTGGATCTGCTGGCGGCTTCTGTACTGGAGAAACTGCGATGGTAGAGCACCAACGTATCACCTCTCTAGCATATACCTTCTCTGCAACTATGCCTGCCTACCTTGCAAATAGTACTACTGCTGTAATCAACTGGTTTTTCAAGGATGATGAATGGCGGGCCAAGAATTTTACTAGCATTCGTCATAAGAGCCGACTCTTTAGAGATATCATTGCTGAATCTAAGTTCATCGATATGAATAACGTTGACAACTCGCCCATGTTCATCCTTCGCATTGCTGAGCCCATCCTTGACCGCAAGTTGAAGTCTATTAGTGACAAGGCTCAAGAAGCTCTGGAAATTGAGGCCTTGTTGCAGTTGATTGTTGATGAGTGTCTATCTGAAGGCGTTCTCATCTCACGCCAAAAAGTGCTTCCAGAATTTGAAACATTCCCTGTTGATAGAGCGATCAAAGTTACTATTTCCAATGATCTCACCGATGATCAGGTTCAACGTGCTGCTAGAACTATTGTCAATTCCTTCCGCGTCAAACTTCAGTAA
- the COX20 gene encoding Cox20p (Mitochondrial inner membrane protein; required for proteolytic processing of Cox2p and its assembly into cytochrome c oxidase; GO_component: GO:0016021 - integral component of membrane [Evidence IEA]; GO_component: GO:0016020 - membrane [Evidence IEA]; GO_component: GO:0005743 - mitochondrial inner membrane [Evidence IEA,IEA]; GO_component: GO:0005743 - mitochondrial inner membrane [Evidence IDA] [PMID 10671482]; GO_component: GO:0005739 - mitochondrion [Evidence IEA]; GO_component: GO:0005739 - mitochondrion [Evidence IDA] [PMID 16823961]; GO_function: GO:0051082 - unfolded protein binding [Evidence IDA] [PMID 10671482]; GO_process: GO:0009060 - aerobic respiration [Evidence IMP] [PMID 10671482]; GO_process: GO:0033617 - mitochondrial respiratory chain complex IV assembly [Evidence IMP] [PMID 10671482]; GO_process: GO:0016485 - protein processing [Evidence IMP] [PMID 10671482]), with product MWGFGWLSRKSEKPPVSTEKASSVSPEKELLLEDLPPKFEDKVEERQKRPKLDVSKPDIFQKAVSSISTDDFKNVHTIPCFRQGMLAGLGVGGVIFAVLISTRSSISRSMNWGMGGFVAGSVVSWEQCRAKMRQSRRNAQAVKESLRRPRSGLTSGPGSGPSQGEGEAK from the coding sequence ATGTGGGGATTTGGTTGGTTGTCACGGAAGTCTGAAAAGCCTCCAGTATCCACTGAAAAGGCAAGTTCTGTCTCCCCAGAAAAAGAGCTCTTATTAGAAGATCTCCCACCAAAGTTTGAGGACAAAGTCGAGGAGAGGCAGAAAAGACCCAAGTTGGATGTTTCAAAACCAGATATCTTTCAGAAGGCTGTTTCTTCCATTTCAACTGACGATTTTAAGAATGTTCATACAATTCCTTGCTTTCGTCAGGGTATGCTAGCGGGCTtaggtgttggtggtgtgATATTTGCCGTTTTGATTTCAACGAGGTCGTCAATCTCACGAAGCATGAATTGGGGTATGGGTGGTTTTGTAGCTGGATCAGTCGTATCTTGGGAGCAATGTAGAGCCAAAATGCGTCAGAGTAGGAGAAATGCTCAAGCTGTAAAGGAGAGTCTCCGAAGGCCACGGTCAGGACTAACTTCAGGACCCGGATCAGGTCCAAGTCAAGGTGAGGGCGAAGCGAAGTGA